Proteins from a single region of Apium graveolens cultivar Ventura chromosome 7, ASM990537v1, whole genome shotgun sequence:
- the LOC141672799 gene encoding F-box/LRR-repeat protein At3g26922-like gives MTKKSNISEKDRISDLPDALLLIILSLLPTEQAVRTSILSKRWRPLCMSLPNLVFYHRNWRDSAINFANFVDRFLMHRPNDLKIEKFGLHCVEDYYLDRVGDWILNALEFDAKEIDLWFRFREMFVLMYEVFFCTCLEKLQLSGKILVDIPENVKFSSLRFLKFDEITFSSYESIGELLIKCPVLEVLYISGCKWLSGCCLRISGSALKKFSLVSYSRIDEKSTLEISIETPGLETLILDSFASDDILIKKNLPFLTTAQIEVVQIIEGVAPSSVFGDCTFGLLNKITHVKSLSLGGETVEALNRAYHSDFSTVHNGFPPFHNLTELSISVDEAYCGQTLLYDFLENSPNLESLFFPQGLVDTFSDQTWRFTWAWSWSHTAECLSTHLKTVDIGEFSGTVDELSFVEYLLAFGSALTNVSITSSNLHGGKEVREELLKYERKSTTCKLNLFF, from the exons ATGACAAAGAAATCAAACATTTCTGAAAAAGATCGAATCAGCGATTTGCCTGATGCACTACTACTCATAATCCTTTCATTGCTTCCAACTGAACAAGCAGTGCGTACTAGTATTTTATCCAAAAGGTGGCGGCCACTCTGCATGTCACTCCCAAATCTTGTTTTTTACCATCGAAATTGGAGGGATTCTGCAATAAATTTCGCCAACTTTGTTGATCGATTTTTAATGCATCGGCCGAATGATTTGAAAATCGAGAAATTTGGTTTACACTGTGTTGAAGATTACTATTTGGACCGTGTTGGTGACTGGATACTCAATGCGCTTGAATTTGATGCAAAAGAGATAGACCTTTGGTTCAGGTTCAGAGAAATGTTCGTATTGATGTATGAAGTGTTCTTCTGTACCTGTCTTGAAAAGCTTCAACTAAGTGGTAAAATATTAGTTGATATTCCTGAGAATGTTAAGTTTTCGAGCCTTCGGTTTCTTAAATTCGATGAAATTACGTTTTCAAGCTATGAGTCAATTGGTGAGCTTTTGATCAAGTGTCCGGTGCTTGAAGTATTATATATTTCGGGTTGCAAATGGCTTAGCGGATGTTGTCTGCGTATTAGTGGATCTGCATTAAAGAAGTTTTCATTGGTTTCTTATTCGCGAATTGATGAAAAATCTACTCTTGAAATTTCAATTGAGACACCAGGATTAGAAACTCTCATACTTGATTCTTTCGCATCCGATGATATCTTAATCAAGAAGAATTTGCCGTTCCTAACAACGGCTCAGATTGAAGTCGTACAGATTATAGAAGGAGTTGCACCCAGCAGTGTGTTTGGTGATTGCACGTTTGGCCTGCTAAATAAGATTACTCACGTCAAATCTTTAAGTTTAGGAGGTGAAACTGTCGAG GCCCTCAATCGCGCATATCATTCTGATTTTAGCACAGTTCATAATGGCTTTCCTCCATTCCATAACTTGACCGAGTTGAGTATCAGTGTTGATGAAGCATATTGTGGACAAACTTTACTGTATGACTTCCTTGAAAACTCACCAAACCTAGAGAGCCTTTTCTTTCCACAG GGACTTGTTGATACTTTCTCTGATCAAACTTGGCGCTTCACGTGGGCCTGGTCATGGTCACATACTGCAGAATGTTTATCAACGCATCTCAAAACAGTAGATATCGGAGAATTTTCTGGTACAGTAGATGAGTTATCATTCGTTGAATACTTGCTAGCTTTTGGAAGTGCTTTGACAAATGTATCAATTACTTCATCAAATTTGCATGGAGGTAAAGAGGTCCGGGAagaactgttaaagtatgaaagAAAGTCAACAACTTGCAAGCTTAATCTTTTCTTTTAA
- the LOC141674880 gene encoding uncharacterized protein LOC141674880 produces MIIPDVHQQIQGDFFDWIEGVLESISQDRRALVATVSWTVWKVRNDKVWNNKNNFANSVLFSARSYLKQWRETQSRAFVALPRAGLAEDGASSWVKPQELTVKVNVDVAIFQEHVSYGAVQPELAEVMAIKEALSWMEASGWIEGTIETDCLVAAQAIMSRIKMHSPFGVVIEECRTLLSRLNKISLLFVRRSANMAAHFVAKMSYSCPGRCFNGGDVAVELNNILLCDLMI; encoded by the exons ATGATCATcccagatgttcatcaacagaTTCAGGGGGATTTTTTTGACTGGATAGAGGGAGTTCTGGAGTCAATTAGCCAAGATCGTAGAGCGCTAGTTGCAACAGTCAGTTGGACTGTCTGGAAGGTGAGGAATGATAAAGTGTGGAACAATAAGAACAATTTTGCAAATAGCGTGTTGTTTTCAGCGAGAAGTTACCTTAAACAATGGAGAGAAACCCAAAGTCGGGCATTTGTGGCTCTACCGCGGGCAGGTCTTGCAGAAGATGGAGCTAGTTCATGGGTTAAACCACAGGAGTTAACAGTTAAGGTGAATGTTGATGTAGCCATATTTCAGGAACATGTGTCTTATGGTGCTG TGCAGCCTGAACTTGCAGAGGTGATGGCCATTAAGGAGGCGCTAAGTTGGATGGAGGCGAGTGGCTGGATTGAGGGAACAATAGAGACGGACTGCTTGGTAGCAGCTCAAGCTATCATGAGTAGAATTAAAATGCACTCGCCTTTTGGAGTAGTGATTGAGGAGTGTAGAACACTGCTTAGCCGTTTAAACAAAATTTCTTTGTTATTTGTGAGACGATCTGCCAATATGGCGGCCCATTTCGTGGCCAAAATGTCATATTCCTGTCCAGGTCGATGTTTCAATGGGGGTGATGTCGCTGTTGAGTTGAATAATATATTGTTGTGTGATTTAATGATATAA